AAAGCATCGCGAGAAACGCGTACATTTCTCGAAAGTATAAAATATGAAGTCTACCCTCCCCGAGAGTAAGCACCGGCTAATAAAGTATTTAATTAGCAATTATTCTACCATCGAAATTCCAACCTGCTTCCTTcggtggagctttttttttaaagtgtgTTCTGTGGTCTGAGGGCGTTTTTGCTTGTTCTTCTTGGTTGTGCTCACCCACTCGAACTCTTCGAAGCAGGCAgagcgaagagagagagagagagagagagagcgaggagACCTTTCAAAGTAAAGGAAAGCTGACGTTTACGAAGAATTTATAGCCACTCCGCCGGGCTTGGAGGatatcgacacacacacacgcttgaaTGCTACTGGGCACACTTGAAATTCTACAGCATCTTTTCTCGTGTGCCCCTTCACGTTCGTTGATGCATCGAAGAGGTGCCACTTCCAACCCCGTTCCATTCGGATCTCCTTTTCGATCTCCTGATGCTAGCGAGCTTCGTTTTGAGTTCCTTTTTggagggggtttttttttcgaaagcgGGGAAAGAGGGAAGCGCATCCTTACTGATAAAACTTTTGCACTGCAGTGGCCATTCACAtggccttgtttttttttttttttggagttcACCTCTTGCACTGCTGTAAATTCATTTACTTTGATTTTATAGTTTTATCTCGGGCACGGTTTGTTATTCGGCCACGGTTATCAGATTCACTCtttggtgttttgtgtgtgtgtgtgagagagagagagagagagagacagagagaaagagagcgttCCAGCATCAAGCCCTCGGGCACCAATGTTCGTAAATCACCTGTCGTTTCGCGGCGAGCTGGCTTGTGGGGTTTTGTAATCGCGAAccaataaatcaatgctcCGATCGTTTTGCGGACGGAGTTTTAGCGCGCTTTTTTAAAGAACGGGAAAGAGAATTTAGCGATTGAaatgctcgcacacacacacaacacacactctaGTGAACGTTTAGTGAAGTTCAACGCTCAACTAGATCCCTCGGAATACTGCCTTTTTAATGGAGTTTCGTTCATTCATACTAAATAGGGTTGGTAAAACGTTTAAGTGAGGGGCAGATGCTGGTGCCCGTTGTTTCCGAGCTCTGATTGATCATATTTTTCTCGCTTAAGTGGGCAGCGAGGCACCAACAGGCTGTGTGTTACTGTCCGATCGTACTCGAGCTACGCTGCTCGATCGCCCACCACCTTCCACCACTGACTGATCGATCGATTCACGAGCGGTTCCGCGAACCGTTTGCTGCAGCAGAATAAAACACACTCACGCCTCCGAAAAGGGCTTCCGTTTTTGCCTCCGCTACTGTTGGCTACGAAGCTCCCGTGTTCTCGAGCGGATCGAGATGCTCGCCGCGGATATGAATGGGCCCCTTGAGTAAGAGTATCATGGGCGCGTGAGTGATGAAGTTTAcggagaagcagcagcagcagcagcagcagcatcggcagcaacaacaaaatgctTCCAACAACCAGATCAGAATCAACACAGTAGCATCGCACAACGGGGCAAGTTCGCCTTCCTCAATGATCCTCAGAAAGAATGGAAAAAGGAGTATGATCTTGCAGGGGTAAAGTTTGGCCACGAAGCTTCACAGGCGCAGTGTGCCTGTGCGGTGCAAATCACAACATCTTGCAATTGCCATTGGGACCCAAAAACCCTCCTCGCGCCCTTGATCGATACAAATAtgcttcgttcgttcgtcTCCGCTCGTTTGCCTCGAGTTCTTCACCGGTTCGTGATCTTACACACCATATACTCGCATCCGATCGACGGGtttaatgtatgcaatgtGAGGTAAACATGAATAAAACGTTATCGTGAAAcgcttccgttttttttttctcttcgttTTCGTTCGTTGCCGGGCCCCGTTGTTCAAGCAGCTTCCAGacggctggctggctggctggctcgaACAAGATGGATCGTTCGCCGGTCGGTGCGTTCTCTCGATGCGGTGCGCGCCGATGATCACCTTTGCGTTTCGTTTTCCACCCTTTCGTTGGATGCTGCACGGCGTCGCGCTTTGCATTGCACATTTTGCGTCCATTCAGcttttgcttgctgctgctgcccactACTGCACCCGGTAGCTCGCTGGGGCTCATCGGCTCAATCATCACCCATCTTCGGTGGTTCCGTTTTGGCGGCCTAATTCGCTTTCCCTTTTGCGCGTCATCATCCCTAGTTGCAGACCATCCGACAATGCCGGGAGTTGGGCGGTTGGTGGTTGgtgttattttaaattaaacaacttACATCCACGCTACGACGCAGCTTCCGTGCGATTCACTGGTGGTGCTGGGGCGATGTTGCTGTCGATTACTTCAGCGTGTGTTCAACCTACGCgcgttttcttttcgttttcggGGCCTGACAGagagtgtgcgcgcgcgcgcttgacaaatttgcttCACATTAAAGTTGAAATGCAAAACAGAAAAGTTGAATAGTTTTTAGTTTAAATTGTTAAGAGTGTTTAGAACGCGCTTAACTATCTTTCGAGCGTAATTGGTCCCAAAAGCAATATGGAGCGGAGCGCGAACTATCTTCTTCTCCGCCGTACTTTGCTCGAGCACATCATTGATCAATACGCCAAAACGACGAACCTCTACTTTATGCAGCGCTTTGTCTTTAGCTCCACCGATTTGCCCCTAGGGAGAAGCGGGTTAAGCACTGAGTGTTTGCCGTGCTGGTGAAgcaatttttcacattttattcACCCTCCCCCCGAGGGGAAAGCGAACGTTCTGCTCCTCGCTTGTTGTTAAGAAATCTCTCCCGTCCTCTGTCCAGCAAACCAGTTGTGCCAAAGTTGTGTACTTTTGTTGTCCGCCCTGCCCAGCCCCTGCTTTCCATCTCCATCTTGATAGAGAAAGATGCCACTGGCCAGCcagctatgtgtgtgtgtgtgcgtttagtTGCAAACTCGGTTGTTCAATTTCTTTCTCTGCCCACCGTAAATCTTGCGTGGAAGATTTTGAGTGAAAGAGCGAACCCAGGAGCCCGGAGTGGAAGTGGAGCGGCCGCCGCGACACGAGCCCGAGCGGCGGAGCAATAATTCATAAAAGTTGGAACatgaaaattgtttttaattttacgaTTATTGCACACGGGATAAACCGTCGCGCTGGTCGTCGTGCCGATTCGAAGCGAGCTGGCGCTAAGGGTGGATGGGACCCAACGGACAGCTCGCGTAGCAGTGGCTATAGTAGTAGCGTTCAACACAAGCTCCAATCGTTTTCTGTGCTGTAAATCtttaaactagcaattgcgaTGCGACGAGCGAGATTTGTTCGGCTTAATCTCAACGCAAACGATTGCCGATAGCGGAGTGTTTTTGGGAATGTTTCGACACTTCTGAGCTGACGGGGTTCCTATCTGTGTGTTCGAGTGATCTGCGAGTCCTTTGGCACCGCAAGCGTTACGCCGCTCGTTCTCAGCCCCGATTTTCGGTTAATTTCGGCAACCGAACGCACCTGCGTCTGTCACATTCCATTAGCACATCATCGAACACGGGCATTCAAAGCCCGACCCGATGAAACCTTCTCGCTTTTTGGGGAAGTAAGGCACGTTCAGCTTTCCATGCCAAACCAAGCGTTTACTTTGAATTGCTTCGGTTTGAGTGGTGAATCGTAGGAAGAAGGGGCTCAAGCTAGCGTTGCGTACTCCTGCACGCTTCCAAAACAACATTGGGCCATTTGTTATTCGGACGTACACACCCAGCTTTGCGACGGTTGAgctgtgtgtttctttctagCCTCCGCTCCACTTAACTCTACGCGGTTAGAGATGGTTCGGCAAGGATAGAATTCATATGGAAATTTTCGGTTGGTCCTAACCGCCGCTCTTATCGTCGGTCGCTTGCAACAAGGGCCAACGGCAACCCTGTATGAATAggattcaatttaaatttgccCTACTTTTTTACAGGTGAATACTACCGGCCAACCCAATGCCACTTTGACCCTACCTCCCTTACTCCTTCCCTAGCGCGCCTGGCGGCTTTGGGTTGGATGAATGAGCGCTGTAGCGGAATTTGAAAGTTTTCCTTCCCCCGGCCGGCTCAGGTTCAATGGGAAATAATtgttgaaaaattgaatttctgTAGCGCCAGCCCCATGGCAGGGGGTAGCAGGGGGAACCCTTATTGGGGAAGGAGACCTCCTGTAAGTTGATCATGTAAGGGGAGCAGGGCCCATACACACCAGTCGCAGGCGGGCAAAGTGTGAAGATTCAATTAAAACTTTGACAGGATGAGATTTCGATGAGGACATTGCCACTTTTCCtagcattgtgtgtgtgtgtgtgtggtgtgtgtgtgtgtgtgtgttgtgtgtgttgtgtgtgtgtgtgtgtgtgtgtgtgtgttgtgtgtgttgtgtgacgTGTGTCCAAATAGCTTAACTGATGACGAAACCGGGTGGGGACTCCACATCAACAATGCTCTTCCCCTTTGCGCTTTTTCTTTTGAATTCAAGTCATGAAAAACGGAGTTGACATTTCAGGTCAATGCAGATATTAATTATCCACGTTTTCCCTTAAACGCTACCTACCAGCTTAACGCTACCGTCGACATTGTCCGTGAACTTCAAGAGAATGGTGCAGAAAAGCATCCAAATTATATGCCAGTAGCTGTTAATTGAAAGTTTAATCATGATTTGATTTTAACGGTCCACCATTCCAAGGGCCACCAACCCTTGAAACTGAGCCCAAAACGGAAACATGAATGAAGGATCGAACGGAGGCCTCTCTTGCCTCTGTTCGTCCAGTGCGCCCGTAGGCTCGCTTATGTCGTATGTCGTTCGGTTTTTGTAGCTACCGCTCGCTACAGCTTATTGCACAGCCAGAACGGGGCCGATGagtttgccatttttctgCCTGCCACCGGTTTTGCacacacgagagagagagaggctgaGAGGACAACTCCAAAATCGAGATGGGTACGAGTTGGTGTCTTCTGTTCTGTGGTTGTGACTTGAACCGCAAAGcagaaaacatgaaacattaTCAAGACAATAATCATAAACGGtgtaatttaaaattacacatttcatttcatttcatttcctaCCTCCGTTTTGAGATCCGCTGGCacggacaaacacacacacgctcttgTTCTTTCGTATCATCATCCTTACCCCCACCCACTCACTCCCACCGATGGGGGTTGATCTCGCGAAGCAATGCGAGGAAAACAATAAACGATCCTTTAATTTTATGGCCTCAAAGGAACCAACCCAAGTGGATTGGTATGGTTTTTGTGTGGGTTgtggaggagagagagagagagagagagagagaggcgagctggtggtttccgttttgCTTGGTTTCGTCCGCTTCAGGGCATCGGGGATGACCAGTGTGTGTCCACGCGATCTTCGGTTCGAAAGCGCCAACGCGGTCGGAAAAGGTGGACAAGCAAATTGATAATTTTTGATTCATGGCCACTTGTCCCTTCGGGGCGGCGTCGAGGATTGGGAGCTTTTGCAAAACCAGAGGCCAGAGCCGTTGGACTGGATGTCCAATATTTTCTCTTCCCTTCCTTCGGGTTGGTGGattgttttaaatgttgtAGGGGTTCAGAGCGGGGTTAAAGCAAAGGTTACAGACGCCTGGAAATGGCTCGTGTCATTTGGGATGGAATTGGCGGAAACCTAACACGGAAGTCATTCTACTGGGGAAGGGTCAATTCCCGGGCGCCAGAGATTTGATAAATTGTTAGAACCTAACTCCAGAGAGCTTCCAGAACCCTTCGGCCAGAGAGCAGTATCATCGAAGACTACATAAAAGTTGGGCGTCTCTTCAATGGACAATTGTTGGCGGGCACCGTATTGTCATATTGTGCCTGTGCTCTCCCACTTCACAATGCATCAAACTGCGGCTTGCCGTCTGGGGCAGGAGCAAACTCCACCAAGAAACTTGTGATATAGGACACCGCGACAAAGCCTATTGCGCATTGTTTTaaatccctccccccccccctcctttcCAAGCCTCTGGGACGGTCCAGCCCGAGCGGTGAATGAAACAAAGTAAGAAAAACAGCCCCGCATCCGCTACATAATAAAACACTGGACAAGACAAACTGCTTCTGGCGTGGGTTCACCACGATATCTACTGCAGCAAAGAGAGGTCCCACTGTTGGCCTCTAAATCaacggaaaagaaaagacaaaaaaagcttcataaaaacacaacaaatcgCAAAACCGTTCCGCAAAAGATCGGAACTTTAAGCCTCCTTCGGTGGACTTTCTTTGGCCCCACTGGTTCGGCAATTGTGCCCTCCAGTACGTGAGGGTCCCCGGCACCGATTGAGAAACGATACAAGGAAATTCCGCAAAATCGAGCATTGGCCAAATTCCTGGTAGTGCCTGTGGGGTGTTGGATGTACCGGCCAACGATTTCTTCGAAAGCGAGCGCGCGCCCCAACGCTCTTGACTCCTTCATTGTGAGGCCCGAGCGGAAGTTTGGATTTGGCTCGGGTTCTTGCCTCTGGTCTGGACGGTGGGATTATTTATAGATAACAAAAGGGCAGCCGAAATTATAAATTTTCGACTACCGGCTCATAAATCGACACGAAGCGTTGTGCGAAGTTTGGGCGAACTGGACACAAAGCAGCTGATAGTCACGATTTTTGTTGGGGAAGGGAGAAAACGGTAGTTCTCGACGGTTTGTTTTTCGGTGACATCTGGCAGCGGGAGCCTTTTTGGCAACCTGAAAATGGGGATGGTTTGGACTGAAGGAAAGTCAAAGTTATCGACGTTGAATTTGGGTACAGCCGCACTACCGTTGGCCGGTGGAGTGCGCCGTTCGCCGTTGGAGAGCGAAGATGATGGGCAAAACGGGAGTCAGTTTTATGCTTTGTTATGTTCACCGTCGCGCCCCAAAACGGAAGCGCTTTTTGGGGACTGGGGATTTATTTGTGAGTAGCATGCTCGGttcaaaaatagtaaaatcaGAGTTCCTAACTGGAAAGGATTTAAAATTCTATTTGTTAGTTTGGGCAGCAAGTTGAGTTAAAGTCAAGTAAACTCTTCTGAGCAGCAAGAGACCACCTACCACGGTCATCGTAGGATCTTAGTTAAGCACGAAAGACCCAAAAGGTAACGAGATGAGTGTCTCTAATGGATGTTGGGATCTGCCTGTGTGAAGTACGACCAGAGCGATTAAGTGAAAGAGATACGTCCTTTGATCCCTTCCAATCGTCGAATCACCTTTACAAAAGGTATAAATCTCGCTAAACGCTTCGAATCTCGTATAAGCTGCATGTTCACCATTGTATCACTCCACAAAcaataacagaaaaaaaggcaaaacactTTGTATGGGGTCACTACTTTGTAAGCATTTCAACCATTCTAAACATCTACCCCCGTAAGAGCCTTCTCatgtcctgttttttttttctctctacctCCAGTTTCGATGCTATGCCCCCTCACTGCGTGGCATTTGGTGAGGTTAGGCCACATCGATTGACAGGCAGCTTCTCGCTGGCATGCAGCTCTCCACTCACCGAGCCACTCGTGATATCGAAGGAAACGTCATCGAAATGATGAGGCACAAAAACTGAAGCAGCCCCCAGTAGgcagacgagagagagagcgcgcgcacaAGGAACGAATCGCTTTCGGTAAACAAACTGTGGAAGCCCACAGGCAGCGTGGCGGGTCGGTTCTTGTTGCCCAACTGAACTGAAGCCCAAAACGCCACAAAAAGACCCACTGGCAGAAGGCTCACGCGTGGGCCTGTCACGGAGAGAGAGCTACATCGCAGACGTTAAGCCTTCCGCTAATGGAAGAAGTTGTCACAGTGGGCTTCATCCACTGTGCGTCCAACCCATGCCAGCTGCCCATGTGTGATCGTGATTCGGTAGAATTGGGGAAGTGGGTAAGTAAATGAACTCCCTCAACCACCGAAGGCGATGGGAATGAAAGCGTTTTCAATCAATTACCTGCTTTTTAACATCGCGGTGACTTGCGTTTTTGCGactacttcttcttctgttgctTGAGGTGCCACTGCGCCCAAACCCGGTGCACCGAAACGGTGGGTTCTTGTTGAAGGGCTCGTTCTGACGCGCACTGACGCGCCCTGTTGATGCGTGCTGCTGGGTCGTGCTCTTTACGAACCCCGCAGCATACGAGAAGCGCGTGTCTAGCGCGCTCATccttgttgtgttttgttcgaGAGCACACTTCTAGGCAGGTCTTTTCACCATCGTCGGAGGCATAACagggtttgttggtttttttttggagggggAAAAATTAGCTGACCCAATGGGCGGGGGAAGGGATTTCGACGTCCATCACACTTGCCGTTGCGCTTCGGGTGGCGATTGTGATACGATTAATTTTCCTTCCtgaacctgctgctgctgctgctgctgctggatgcaCATTGCTACACTGAAGATGACTCCCTGCTGATACTGGCCACTGATCTAAGGGAAGGTGCAATGTGCTCTCTCACAGGAGAAGACAGATTGAAGTGCTAACTACTCGGTTGGGTGATGAGTTTCTGTGGTGAGATTGCAGCTTTTGGCTGCTGTTGTTTCCGAATGGGGCCTTTGCTTCAGTCGCACTAATTTGACAGTTGATCGAAGAGATCCGACAGGTGACTCAGTGTGCCATGAACACTACAAAAGCAAGGACATTTGCAACGATCAAAGCATGCATTTCTTAAGAAGGAGCTGTTCCTGAACTACTGATCTATAAGGCACCCACTTTCAATCATTTCTAAGGTGTTTAACCAGTTATTATCCATGTAACGGACATCTTAGTCACGCGTACTTCAACATATTCTAGCTTTTGCTTATCCCGTGTATCTATTGAGCTCACGGAACGAAACGGACCGAATATTAATAATATCTAGAGCAAACGTCTCAATCTTCCAGCCCTGGGCCCGGGCCTCAATTGATGAATGGTTCGGCTACCGTGCTACCGTCACTGCCTggtcattaattttaataatctcCAGTCAGTCGATTATCTTTCATGGGAATGTTTAATGATGTTGCTACTTGAAAGCGTTGCAAAAAGCCCACACACTCCCAGCACATTTGTTTgcagttcacacacacacacaaacacaacactacCCAGGGTGGTTGTTGGGTTGGCAGGAACAGAAATCCGTTGATCTGCAAAAGAGTGAAATGAGAATTTAGTACGCTTAAAAGAGGAAAGTCATCATGCGGTGGAGCAGCTTGCCTCTTAAACCGCTACCGGAATAAGGTCGGCGTAAAAGGCAAATTATGACCCGCACTGCCAAGCTTGAGCCCCAAATCAATCTTTCGCATTGCTGAAATACACTCACAAACAGGGttcccaaaacaaaacgaatcgACAACTGATATTAATAATTGCTAACGGAGCTTGCGGAGTGGTGTCCGGGAGCTGTGATTCAATCAAATCGATTATTGCCACGGTTTTGTTGTCTGTTGTTGTCTGTTCCTGTCTGTGTTGCGGCTTCTCGCCCTTCGGCCCACTCGCACATTTTTTCGGACCTTCCGATAAGCGGCTTTCGCCCGGGAGCGTTGTGGGGTGGCCAAACGTTGCGCTCAGCCCAGGAATGGGAACCGTTCGTTAATCGAATCGCACGGATCGCATCCCCCGAAACTTCGACAGCTGAATTTTCGATCCTAATCTTTTGCTCCGTCGCTGGGTTAATTGCTTTCCACCCCTTCGCTCCTCGGCCCGGGATGGGCTGAATGGGCTCCAACGGGCTTATCAGTCCGCTCCGATCGCTCCCAGATTCCGAAACAGGTTTCCAAACTGTTCGGGATCGTGAGAAGAGGCTCCGAATGAAACAGTGATCGAATTGAAGTCAACCCTTCAATAAAGTGACCTTCACTGATGATGGGTTTAGCAGTCTGGCACGATTGATATGCGATTGCAGCGAAACAAATGGAACGTCATTACAGCGCGGCGCAGAGGCGTTCACTTGACACTTATTAAAGGCTCCGGGCCGCCCGGCGGACAGGACACGTGACCTGTGTGCACAGGGTCTTCGGAATTGGTTGATTAAATGCAGGCTGTCAGTGGAATCCACCGATTGCTGGCAACAACTGACCACAATCATTCGCTGTCATTCGATTACCCTTTTGTGGTAAAATTACAACACCTTGTTCCGGTGCAAAACAGTGCTCTAGAATTATTCGATTAGTAAGACAAGTCACTCAACTCACTCACTGATTGGCTTCCCATGTATCTCTCATTAGACTTCACTTACTTCGAGCTGCTCGTACAGACCAACTGGATTCCTCTTTCGATTCCAATTGAAATCCTATACCCAGCCTACTTCGTGCTGCTATGTTGCTCCCGTGCCTCCCAGCGCTCCTGCTCAACGCTGCCACGTGTCGGTATTATTGAGTGCACGTGTGTTTTGGTTATTTCGTTTTTAAAACTTTCAATTGTTCACTTCTCTGCAGGCCCATTTGGGTGCCTTTGTGCTGCACACGATAAAGGTTACACGGAAGTGATGTTAGCGTTTCGGCTTAGgagttttttctctcttccagCGGCCGTTTTTTTCTACCTTTGGTGAGCTATTTAAAGGGAACTAGCTAAATTTCCCACTTCTCTCCGATGTTATTTGGCTCCGATTGGATGTGTTGGAGGGAGAGCCAAACAGTGCACACTATTTTGCCGCagcaaaatattttccttTAATCTACCAATAAAACATAAAGCTGCCCCCAGAAAACTGTACcgtaacgcacacacacacacacacactcctcgGGATGAGCCTCAGGATGGGAGAAGTCAAGCCGCCACGGCGCGGCACTGTGTGCGACACGTGCCGCACCACGTGATGACGCGCGCGGGAGCGTTCCAGCGGGATGTTGATGTTTTGTCGAACAACGGCTTCGGGGCTATGCCATTTTCCCGGTGCCGGCCGTTCACGCGAAGGAAAGGATTATGAGGTGCGTGAGCAAGGGCTAGTTGAGAgcatttaacttttttttatattttcggtGGCCTCCCTTCCCCTCCGACACCGACAGTGGGAGACAGTTTAGGCCGGCGGCCACCTAATCTAACGCCTCCTAATCTCCTAGCATACACACAGCAGTGGGACGCACTGGTTACGGGGTGCCGTGAAAGGGGTGATAAGCACCCAGATAAAGGAAGGGActagacgtgtgtgtgtgtgggtgtgtaccAGAAAGGGAAAGTGAATTATTAGTCATATTTATAGCGtgcagtggcgacgaggatcaGAACAACCACGACGGCGAGGATGATGATAAATCCCAAAAACCCACTCACAAactgaaagagagagagagagagagagagagagagagagagagagagaaacagcaCGAGCAGGGATTGAAGGGATACAGTGAAAGGATGGTGTCCTACCACACTCCTACCGAAACCAGCAGGATATAATTGAATGAAACAGCAGGAAATTAAACGGATGTTTAATATACAAGACTTGACTCCGGGCACTTGCTGGGAAGCGCGGATGCTGGATGGGTAGGGCGGACATTTGGGCACTGGgaattatcatttattttcccTGCTTCCCACTTCCCCCTCACGGGCACTCTTTTGTTGTGGACCATTTTGATGAGATCAATTCATGAACAGTTTGTGTGATCGGTCTCCCGGTGCCCTTTGTGGTACAGAGTGGCGTACCAGTGCGCCCGGCCGTCCGGTGTGTATCGGTGACGCTAATGGAGTTAAGTGGGAGGTGTTGTTGGGTGGGTGGGGGGTGAGTGATCGATTGAAGAAGAGAGTTTGGCGAGGGAACGGGCTAAGTGGACGGATATTATGTGTACCAGGTGTACCGGAAAAGCCGGGGGTAGTTCTCGGAAAATGACTGTCATCGAGATGAGTTCTTGCAGATAAATGATGTTGTGcagggttttgttgtttttttttttgctaccttCAAAAGTGATAATTATGAAAAGTTGAGCTTCTCCAGCAATGTTAACGCTCCTCGCACGTGACGATACTGTTGCGCATCGAACTCGTCGGTTTCGATTACTTCGCCCGAAACGTCAGCATCCCCCACCAACAAAGCAATAAAAGCGGGCGGGTACATTTGTCTTGTCATTTGGAATTGCCATTTCGTGCTGGCTCTTTAGCAAACCTCTCCACTTCCCGTTGAAAAAATGTAACCCCAATAGTCTTCGCCGGGATTGTAACAACCCATTGGAGCGCAAAATTATCACCTCATCTGCGTCACAGACCGAGTTAGCGGAGGAGGGCAAGCTACGATACACCCAATAGGGCACCTATTACCTTGCAACGCCACGTCGCGTGCCTTCCGCGAACTGATTAGCATGAATAAACACCGAAATTTAAAGCCCCATGTCGTCCCTGGCTCTCGACGGTTCAGGCGTTTGTTCGGGCTGCTGCCTCCGACGGTGGTCTTACAGCCACCGAACACAACGCTTTGAAGATGGCTCGTAGTGGTGCCCCACCGACACTCGTCTTTCTCGAGGTGAAAGTTCTTAAAATACCCCATCTCCCATTTCTGCGCGGGGGGTGGGGGATGAAGCA
Above is a genomic segment from Anopheles merus strain MAF unplaced genomic scaffold, AmerM5.1 LNR4000397, whole genome shotgun sequence containing:
- the LOC121602304 gene encoding uncharacterized protein LOC121602304, with translation MSALDTRFSYAAGFVKSTTQQHASTGRVSARQNEPFNKNPPFRCTGFGRSGTSSNRRRSSRKNASHRDVKKQSKPSPFSGCQKGSRCQMSPKNKPSRTTVFSLPQQKS